A genomic region of Zea mays cultivar B73 chromosome 6, Zm-B73-REFERENCE-NAM-5.0, whole genome shotgun sequence contains the following coding sequences:
- the LOC118472289 gene encoding uncharacterized protein gives MSKLHLNFLAASATGHEDCCRFLTCPPLQRLTIARVLLVATRCADDSVSDFATAAREEAERRVAEPETTTSRKRSWDMLDAAIRALEVEARDAKMRLDAIAQLPRRTQRMLGWYAKQFLHPDIVARYDYIFIWDEDLGVEHFNAEAYIKLVRKHGLEISQPGLEPDKGLTWQMTKRRGDQEVHKVTEERPGWCSDPHLPPCAAFVEIMATVFSRDAWRCVWHMIQNDLVHGWGLDFALRKCVEV, from the exons ATGAGTAAG CTACACCTAAATTTTCTGGCGGCCTCTGCCACTGGTCATGAGGACTGCTGTCGATTTTTGACGTGCCCTCCTCTTCAGCGCCTGACCATCGCACGGGTCCTCCTCGTCGCCACGCGTTGCGCAGATGACTCCGTTAGCGACTTCGCGACCGCTGCACGCGAGGAGGCGGAGCGCCGCGTCGCCGAGCCCGAGACCACCACGTCTAGGAAGCGCTCATGGGATATGCTCGACGCCGCCATCCGTGCACTCGAGGTGGAGGCCAGGGATGCCAAGATGAGGCTGGACGCGATCGCCCAGCTCCCACGAAGAACCCAGAGGATGTTGGG GTGGTATGCCAAACAATTTCTGCATCCTGACATTGTTGCCCGCTACGACTACATATTTATCTGGGATGAAGATCTTGGTGTCGAACATTTTAATGCAGAGGC GTACATTAAGCTTGTTAGGAAGCATGGGCTTGAGATCTCTCAGCCTGGTTTGGAGCCTGATAAAGGTTTGACATGGCAAATGACTAAACGAAGAGGTGATCAGGAAGTCCACAA AGTAACTGAGGAGAGACCTGGCTGGTGTAGCGACCCTCACCTGCCACCATGTGCAGC GTTTGTTGAAATAATGGCAACTGTATTCTCAAGGGATGCATGGCGCTGTGTATGGCATATGATTCAG AACGACTTGGTCCATGGATGGGGCCTTGATTTTGCTCTTAGGAAATGTGTGGAGGTATAA